In Variovorax sp. OAS795, a single window of DNA contains:
- a CDS encoding tripartite tricarboxylate transporter substrate binding protein: MFTMKKLLAACCGVALAVLANSVQAQTFPSKAITIVAPYPPGGATDLYARSVANGLAEFGQPTVVDNRAGASGLIGAEYVSRQPADGHTLLIGASSMFSILPQLLPRMKDVASHVEPVSILGFNPSYVVVPASLPVNTIQELIAYLKAKPGEYAYGSAGKGTSQHVFMELFKQRAGVDLLPVQYKGSSPMVVDLIAGRVVMAIEQGPAVLSQIKAGRLKALAVTTAKRAQAMPNIPTLSETVLPGFEAVTWFALYAPSGVPKSVIAKMVPQIAKTMNSAEVKERMHAVGVEPTSSSPEEVTKRQAAETKTWAGVISQSRITLDE, encoded by the coding sequence ATGTTCACCATGAAAAAGCTGCTTGCAGCGTGTTGCGGTGTCGCACTGGCTGTACTTGCGAACTCGGTACAAGCACAGACCTTTCCCAGCAAAGCCATCACGATCGTTGCGCCGTACCCGCCGGGCGGTGCAACGGATCTCTACGCCCGTTCGGTGGCGAATGGACTTGCCGAGTTTGGGCAGCCCACAGTCGTTGACAACAGGGCCGGCGCTTCTGGATTGATCGGCGCCGAGTACGTCTCCCGGCAGCCGGCGGACGGGCACACGCTGCTCATCGGCGCGTCATCGATGTTTTCCATCCTGCCGCAGCTGTTGCCGCGCATGAAGGACGTTGCCAGCCATGTCGAGCCTGTTTCCATCCTGGGTTTCAATCCCTCCTATGTCGTCGTGCCAGCCTCGCTGCCGGTCAACACCATCCAGGAGCTCATCGCCTACCTCAAGGCAAAGCCAGGTGAGTACGCCTACGGTTCCGCCGGCAAGGGGACGTCCCAGCATGTGTTCATGGAACTGTTCAAGCAGCGTGCTGGGGTCGACCTTCTACCGGTCCAGTACAAGGGCAGCAGCCCCATGGTGGTGGACCTGATCGCTGGGCGGGTCGTGATGGCGATCGAACAGGGCCCAGCAGTGCTTTCGCAAATCAAGGCTGGCAGGCTCAAGGCCCTGGCAGTGACGACGGCCAAGCGGGCGCAGGCAATGCCAAACATTCCAACCCTCTCCGAGACGGTTCTTCCCGGCTTTGAAGCTGTCACGTGGTTCGCCCTCTATGCGCCCTCTGGCGTTCCAAAGAGCGTCATCGCGAAGATGGTTCCCCAGATTGCAAAAACCATGAACTCCGCAGAAGTTAAGGAGCGGATGCACGCAGTCGGTGTCGAGCCGACGTCCAGTTCGCCCGAGGAAGTCACAAAGCGTCAAGCCGCGGAGACGAAGACCTGGGCAGGCGTGATCTCCCAGTCGCGTATCACGCTGGACGAGTAG
- a CDS encoding cupin domain-containing protein: MTVALVLHRADGAPVSTAFRRAPFGKDDPFARHREIAWEGPGAMSAGRTSFIGELDIASYPHIETIVVIEGELTLTAEGAAPLVVGPQAGAVIGSGTSLRIEAASRVRFVFCAAACDKPTQRGVFALHADADFKPTGTLPAEVLLGPVPECRSDKVFTDDAAQYLAGTWDSTPYHRIVRAHRMNEFMHIVAGGVRFAAPDGSVLSVGTGDALFVPQGAQIGWESSDRVAKFYVCQAVPA, translated from the coding sequence ATGACCGTGGCCCTAGTACTGCATCGCGCCGATGGCGCGCCCGTTTCAACGGCTTTCCGCCGTGCGCCGTTCGGCAAGGACGACCCCTTTGCGCGGCATCGCGAGATCGCGTGGGAAGGCCCGGGCGCAATGAGCGCGGGCCGCACCAGCTTCATCGGCGAGCTCGACATCGCAAGCTATCCGCACATCGAGACCATCGTGGTGATCGAGGGCGAGCTGACCCTGACGGCCGAAGGCGCGGCCCCGCTGGTGGTCGGTCCGCAAGCGGGTGCCGTGATCGGAAGCGGCACCTCGCTTCGCATCGAGGCGGCGTCCCGCGTGCGATTCGTGTTCTGCGCGGCTGCCTGCGACAAGCCGACGCAGCGCGGCGTCTTCGCGCTGCATGCCGACGCCGACTTCAAGCCCACCGGCACGCTGCCCGCCGAAGTGCTGCTGGGTCCCGTGCCGGAGTGCCGCAGCGACAAGGTCTTCACCGATGACGCTGCGCAGTACCTTGCGGGCACCTGGGACTCGACCCCCTACCACCGGATCGTTCGCGCGCACCGCATGAACGAGTTCATGCATATCGTGGCGGGCGGCGTGCGCTTCGCAGCGCCGGATGGCAGCGTGCTGTCGGTGGGCACGGGCGATGCGCTCTTCGTGCCACAGGGCGCACAGATCGGGTGGGAGAGCAGCGACCGCGTGGCAAAGTTCTACGTGTGCCAGGCCGTCCCGGCCTGA
- a CDS encoding methyltransferase domain-containing protein: protein MSTTSSTFVATDGDGYERLMGRWSRVLALPFLDFVGTADGDRILDVGCGTGHLAFAVARRTGAGEIRGVDLAPPYIEHARRHNQDARIAFDVGDACALPYPAQGFDRVLSLLVLHFVPEPGRAIAEMRRVSKPGAIVGGAVWDVRGGWISNRMFFDTAAVLDPEAAPRRARNYTRPLTRPGELAKAWREAGFERVEETTLAIRMEFASFADYWGPYEGRDGPGAEYVATLDADARERLKDAVQAAYLDGEADGPRSYAALAWAVKGRAPA from the coding sequence ATGAGCACCACATCTTCGACCTTCGTCGCCACCGACGGCGACGGCTATGAACGGCTGATGGGCCGCTGGAGCCGCGTCCTCGCGCTGCCCTTCCTGGACTTCGTGGGCACCGCGGACGGCGACCGCATCTTGGACGTCGGATGCGGCACGGGCCACCTGGCCTTTGCCGTGGCGCGCCGCACCGGCGCCGGCGAGATCCGCGGCGTGGACCTTGCGCCGCCCTACATCGAGCATGCCAGGCGCCACAACCAGGATGCGCGCATCGCCTTCGACGTGGGCGACGCGTGCGCGCTGCCGTACCCGGCACAGGGCTTCGACCGCGTGCTCTCGCTGCTGGTGCTGCATTTCGTGCCGGAGCCGGGCAGGGCGATCGCCGAGATGCGGCGCGTTTCGAAGCCAGGCGCGATCGTCGGCGGGGCGGTCTGGGATGTGCGGGGCGGCTGGATCTCCAACCGCATGTTCTTCGACACCGCGGCCGTGCTCGATCCCGAGGCCGCCCCGCGCCGCGCCCGCAACTACACGCGGCCCCTGACGCGGCCCGGCGAACTCGCCAAGGCCTGGCGCGAAGCCGGCTTCGAGCGCGTCGAAGAGACCACGCTCGCGATCCGCATGGAGTTCGCCTCCTTCGCCGACTACTGGGGCCCGTACGAAGGCAGGGACGGCCCCGGCGCGGAGTACGTCGCCACGCTGGACGCGGACGCGCGTGAACGGCTGAAGGATGCCGTGCAGGCGGCCTATCTCGATGGCGAAGCCGATGGTCCGCGGTCCTATGCGGCGCTGGCGTGGGCCGTCAAGGGCAGGGCGCCGGCGTAG
- a CDS encoding IclR family transcriptional regulator, producing MAAEKTDEQKVGGVAAVERAFAILHAFRAGDTSLNLSELAQRTGMYKSTILRTMTSLIREHCIVRLDDGTYQLGSMLLHWGGLYQAALRLDDHVPAILRRLVQETGEGASFFTREDNLRVCLFRVDSPKSVRDHIRTGDLLPLDKGAAGRVLSSFDRALTPPANFPEQPFIVTIGEREPDIGAIAAPVFGPMGSLRGALAISGPSARFSSDFIPGMSLAVLKAASDLTRRLGGDPAVFETASAKFDFAAMVPSTPSASAT from the coding sequence ATGGCAGCTGAAAAGACAGACGAGCAAAAGGTCGGAGGCGTTGCTGCGGTGGAAAGAGCTTTTGCGATCCTCCACGCTTTCCGCGCGGGCGACACTTCGCTCAACCTGAGTGAATTGGCGCAGCGCACCGGGATGTACAAGAGCACGATCCTGCGAACCATGACCTCGCTGATTCGCGAACATTGCATCGTTCGCCTGGACGACGGCACCTATCAACTAGGCTCGATGCTTCTGCATTGGGGGGGGCTCTATCAAGCGGCCCTGCGACTCGACGATCATGTCCCCGCCATCCTGAGACGGTTGGTTCAGGAAACAGGCGAAGGCGCCTCCTTCTTTACTCGGGAGGACAATCTGCGGGTGTGTCTGTTTCGAGTGGACTCGCCCAAATCTGTGCGCGATCACATCCGGACAGGTGACCTGCTGCCCTTGGACAAGGGCGCTGCCGGCAGAGTCCTGTCCAGCTTCGACCGTGCGCTCACTCCGCCGGCCAACTTTCCCGAGCAGCCGTTCATCGTGACCATTGGAGAGCGCGAGCCTGACATTGGCGCAATTGCTGCGCCGGTCTTCGGGCCCATGGGCAGTCTGCGAGGCGCCTTGGCCATTTCTGGCCCGTCCGCGCGTTTTTCGTCAGATTTCATACCTGGCATGTCGCTGGCCGTGCTCAAGGCGGCCTCAGATTTGACCCGGCGCCTCGGTGGCGACCCTGCCGTTTTCGAAACAGCATCCGCAAAATTTGACTTTGCGGCCATGGTTCCATCGACGCCATCCGCGAGCGCGACCTAG
- a CDS encoding alpha/beta hydrolase, whose translation MNFGTGKVARANGIRQHYLHFPGVGPRVLIVPGIVSPAILWSHVGRWLMSDHDCFVLDVRGRGLSESGPHLDYGLDACAEDVAAFIRETHIGSATLIGHSMGARIALRMSTKAPELVRALVLVDPPTSGPGRRTYPIPIARTLGLLQAARQGEAAEALHSSMAAPWPEDLQRLRAEWLSTCDERAVYAAYEDFHSQDMFADLARTECPVSLICAGEGGVVSDTDIEEMRHLRPDMEAFRLAGAGHQLQAENFTGFSELLRAALRHQYPSNQEKK comes from the coding sequence TTGAACTTCGGAACAGGAAAAGTGGCTCGTGCCAATGGCATTCGACAGCATTACCTGCATTTCCCAGGCGTTGGCCCTCGCGTGCTCATCGTGCCCGGCATCGTGAGCCCTGCAATTCTTTGGAGCCACGTGGGCAGGTGGCTCATGTCCGACCATGATTGCTTCGTGCTCGATGTTCGCGGCCGTGGGCTGTCCGAATCCGGGCCGCATCTGGACTACGGGCTGGACGCTTGCGCAGAAGACGTCGCAGCCTTCATTCGCGAAACACACATCGGGTCTGCGACATTGATCGGACATTCGATGGGTGCGCGGATTGCGCTGCGAATGTCGACGAAAGCTCCGGAACTCGTCCGCGCGCTCGTGCTTGTCGATCCACCTACCAGCGGGCCGGGGAGGAGGACCTACCCCATCCCCATCGCGCGCACGCTAGGCCTGTTGCAGGCGGCCCGCCAGGGAGAAGCGGCAGAAGCCTTGCATTCGAGCATGGCGGCTCCCTGGCCGGAGGATCTGCAACGCTTGCGCGCGGAATGGTTGTCGACTTGCGACGAGCGCGCTGTCTATGCGGCCTACGAGGACTTCCACTCTCAGGACATGTTTGCGGACCTCGCAAGGACGGAGTGCCCTGTCTCCCTGATATGCGCGGGCGAGGGCGGCGTGGTCTCCGATACAGACATCGAAGAGATGCGCCACCTGCGTCCAGATATGGAGGCGTTCCGTCTGGCAGGGGCCGGACATCAGCTGCAAGCAGAAAACTTCACTGGATTCAGCGAACTTCTGAGAGCCGCCTTGCGCCACCAATATCCATCGAACCAGGAAAAGAAATGA
- a CDS encoding leucyl aminopeptidase → MKLDVEMFELFTRELELCRVKPGENIVVLTADDEWQDHAQAFMAAASHLGATTFNMNLRRGQQNAVGVQGRHPLVGNALAMSALKSASMVIDMVGLLFSREQAEIQAAGVRILRVMEPFHVLKQMFPTADLQRRVEYAKGLLESAKQLRFTSDGGTDIVYKLGQYPVISEYGFTAEAGRWDHFPSGFSFTQGDDGGVDGVVVMQPGDILCAFKKYVESPVALHVEKGHVVEITGEGLDAQLIRSYIDSFNDPRAYAISHIGWGLNEKARWYQFSVSRQLTSEHVMNALSFYGNVLFSLGPNLELGGTNDTACHLDLPMRNCNLWLDDVQILKNGDVIHPEMRVELTSSGA, encoded by the coding sequence ATGAAACTTGATGTCGAGATGTTCGAGCTGTTCACTCGTGAGCTGGAGCTCTGCCGGGTAAAACCGGGAGAGAACATTGTGGTGCTGACGGCCGATGATGAATGGCAGGACCACGCGCAGGCATTCATGGCCGCCGCCTCGCACCTCGGGGCCACGACCTTCAACATGAATCTGCGCAGGGGCCAGCAAAACGCAGTCGGTGTGCAAGGACGGCACCCGCTGGTGGGCAATGCGCTCGCGATGTCCGCCCTGAAATCCGCGAGCATGGTCATCGATATGGTCGGCCTTCTCTTTTCGCGTGAGCAGGCGGAGATCCAGGCCGCTGGCGTGCGCATCTTGCGGGTAATGGAGCCATTCCATGTGTTGAAGCAGATGTTCCCGACTGCGGACCTGCAGCGTCGAGTCGAGTATGCGAAGGGGCTGTTGGAGTCTGCAAAGCAGCTGCGCTTCACCTCGGATGGCGGGACTGACATCGTCTACAAGCTCGGGCAATATCCGGTTATTTCAGAGTACGGATTCACCGCCGAGGCAGGGCGCTGGGACCATTTCCCGTCGGGTTTTTCTTTCACTCAAGGTGACGATGGCGGCGTGGACGGTGTTGTCGTAATGCAGCCCGGTGACATCCTTTGTGCATTCAAAAAGTACGTCGAATCGCCGGTGGCGCTGCATGTTGAGAAAGGCCACGTCGTTGAAATAACCGGGGAGGGGTTGGACGCCCAGCTCATCCGTAGCTACATCGACAGCTTCAACGACCCTCGGGCCTATGCCATCTCTCACATTGGATGGGGCCTCAATGAGAAGGCCCGCTGGTATCAATTTTCAGTGTCCCGCCAGCTGACGAGCGAGCACGTCATGAATGCGCTTTCCTTCTATGGCAACGTGCTCTTCTCGCTCGGACCGAACCTGGAGCTTGGCGGTACGAACGACACCGCGTGCCACCTCGATCTGCCCATGCGGAATTGCAACCTTTGGCTGGACGACGTGCAGATTCTGAAGAACGGCGACGTCATTCACCCGGAAATGCGAGTCGAACTCACGTCTTCTGGCGCGTGA
- a CDS encoding VOC family protein, which produces MFSHVFVSVVDFDRAFRFYGAVMDSLGVELRFCEREKPWAGWHSAGGARPLFVICKPYDGLPHHPGNGQMVAFAAASRAAVRETHRIALENGGTCEGPPGLRPQYHENYYGAYFRDPDGNKICVVCHVPADEGA; this is translated from the coding sequence GTGTTTTCCCATGTCTTTGTGAGCGTCGTGGATTTCGATCGCGCCTTTCGCTTCTACGGCGCCGTGATGGACAGCCTCGGTGTCGAGTTGCGCTTCTGCGAGCGAGAGAAGCCATGGGCCGGCTGGCACAGCGCAGGCGGCGCCCGCCCTCTCTTCGTCATCTGCAAGCCTTATGACGGACTGCCGCACCATCCCGGGAACGGGCAGATGGTTGCGTTCGCAGCGGCCTCGAGGGCAGCCGTCCGGGAGACGCACCGGATTGCGCTGGAGAACGGCGGCACCTGCGAGGGGCCCCCAGGGCTGCGCCCGCAGTACCACGAGAACTACTATGGGGCGTACTTTCGCGATCCGGATGGGAACAAGATTTGCGTCGTGTGTCATGTGCCGGCGGATGAGGGTGCCTGA
- a CDS encoding serine hydrolase, translating into MSSLLSRRFSALAITLLLPFGYATATPAAPVVFPGASWSVAPEAEPGSTCRRDLDATRNYVRTLDTTSLMAVQDGSVLFSEGPVQTVSIVFSVRKSVLSMMYGKYVASGTIDLDRTLADLGIDDVGGLLPIERQARLRDLLAARSGVYHAAANGGDDAAAAPPRGSHVPGSYFLYNNWDFNAAGTIFERLTGRDIYQAFADDLATPLQLEDFDLARHARSGDARRSQHLAYPFYLSTRDMARLGYLMLRQGNWRGQQLVPAGWVKQMTQQTTPAAQMHPPHTARRGFGYGYLWWLLDEPQDSPLSGAYMAWGVHGQYILVVPKREMVIAHKRQVPVAGNWNVSWVGPTAFLRAARMLAAAPCRMGER; encoded by the coding sequence ATGTCCAGTCTATTGAGCCGGCGATTTTCAGCACTAGCGATCACGCTGCTTCTGCCCTTCGGGTACGCTACCGCAACGCCTGCCGCGCCAGTGGTCTTCCCCGGAGCATCCTGGTCGGTAGCGCCCGAGGCTGAACCGGGCAGCACCTGCCGCCGCGACCTGGATGCCACTCGCAACTACGTACGCACACTGGACACCACCTCGCTCATGGCCGTGCAGGACGGCAGCGTGCTTTTCAGCGAGGGCCCGGTCCAGACCGTCAGCATCGTGTTCTCGGTGCGCAAGAGCGTGCTCTCGATGATGTACGGCAAGTACGTAGCCAGCGGCACCATCGACCTCGACCGCACGCTGGCCGACCTGGGCATCGACGACGTGGGCGGCTTGCTGCCGATCGAACGGCAAGCCAGGCTGCGCGACCTGCTCGCCGCGCGTTCGGGGGTCTACCACGCGGCCGCCAATGGCGGTGACGATGCGGCGGCCGCGCCCCCACGTGGATCGCATGTGCCCGGCAGCTACTTTTTGTACAACAACTGGGACTTCAACGCTGCGGGCACCATCTTCGAACGCCTGACCGGGCGAGACATCTACCAGGCGTTCGCGGACGATCTGGCCACGCCCCTGCAACTGGAAGATTTCGATCTGGCCCGCCATGCACGCAGCGGCGACGCGCGCCGCTCACAGCACTTGGCCTACCCCTTCTACCTGTCCACGCGTGACATGGCACGTCTGGGCTACTTGATGCTGCGCCAGGGCAATTGGCGCGGCCAGCAACTCGTGCCGGCCGGCTGGGTCAAGCAAATGACGCAACAGACCACGCCCGCTGCACAGATGCATCCACCGCACACGGCACGGCGCGGCTTCGGGTATGGCTATCTGTGGTGGCTGCTCGACGAGCCGCAAGACTCGCCGCTGAGCGGCGCCTATATGGCGTGGGGCGTTCATGGCCAGTACATCTTGGTCGTACCGAAGCGGGAGATGGTGATCGCGCACAAGCGGCAAGTGCCGGTCGCGGGCAACTGGAACGTCAGTTGGGTCGGTCCGACGGCGTTCCTGCGCGCAGCGCGGATGTTGGCCGCAGCACCCTGTCGGATGGGGGAGCGCTAA
- a CDS encoding aldehyde dehydrogenase family protein, producing MNSSIVEHLRRAGRLDRIFVDGEWVLPDTQARSAVIDPSTEEPVAEIALGSARDVAAAVVAARRAFATWSVSSPHSRAQLLDRIHALILERAELFAQAISLEMGAAIGFARLTQVPSAAEHIRVARDNARSYPFVTQRGDMALVREAIGVCALITPWNWPLYQITAKVGAALAAGCTVVLKPSELSPLSALLFADVMHDAGTPAGVFNLVNGSGAEVGAALAEHPDVDMVSFTGSTRAGVLVAQAAAPTVKRVAQELGGKSPNLILPDADLSVAVPKGVATAFRNVGQSCSAPTRMIVPRSRLPEVERLALEAASAFVVGDPRSQQTTHGPVANRAQFNRVQEMIGVGLAEGAQLLCGGPGRPEGLDRGFYCRPTIFSAVHSRMQIAQEEIFGPVLAILPYDSMDEAVEIANDTVYGLGAHVQGQDLGAARAVAARIRSGQVHINYPAWNPEAPFGGYKRSGNGREYGVEGFEEYLETKAILGYQDASAPASA from the coding sequence ATGAACTCCTCCATCGTCGAGCATCTCAGGCGCGCCGGCCGCCTGGACCGCATCTTCGTGGACGGCGAGTGGGTGCTGCCCGACACCCAGGCGCGCAGCGCCGTCATCGACCCCTCCACCGAGGAGCCCGTCGCCGAGATCGCTCTCGGCAGTGCACGCGATGTCGCCGCCGCCGTCGTGGCCGCACGGCGCGCGTTCGCCACCTGGTCCGTGAGTTCCCCCCACAGCCGCGCCCAGCTGCTGGACCGCATCCACGCCCTCATCCTGGAGCGCGCCGAATTGTTCGCTCAGGCCATCTCGCTGGAGATGGGCGCGGCCATCGGCTTCGCGCGCCTCACCCAGGTGCCCTCGGCGGCCGAGCACATCCGCGTGGCCCGCGACAACGCGCGCAGCTACCCCTTCGTCACCCAGCGCGGCGACATGGCCCTGGTGCGCGAGGCCATCGGCGTGTGCGCCCTGATCACCCCGTGGAACTGGCCGCTCTACCAGATCACCGCCAAGGTCGGCGCCGCATTGGCCGCCGGCTGCACCGTGGTCCTCAAGCCCAGCGAACTCTCCCCCCTGAGCGCCCTGCTCTTTGCCGACGTGATGCACGACGCGGGCACCCCGGCCGGGGTGTTCAACCTGGTGAACGGCAGCGGCGCGGAAGTCGGCGCCGCGCTGGCCGAACATCCCGACGTGGACATGGTCTCGTTCACCGGCTCGACAAGGGCCGGCGTGCTGGTGGCCCAGGCAGCCGCCCCGACGGTCAAGCGCGTGGCGCAGGAGCTCGGCGGCAAGTCGCCCAACCTGATCCTGCCGGACGCGGACCTTTCCGTGGCCGTGCCCAAGGGCGTGGCGACCGCGTTCCGCAATGTCGGCCAGTCGTGCAGCGCCCCCACGCGCATGATCGTGCCGCGCAGCCGGCTGCCGGAAGTGGAGCGGCTTGCACTGGAAGCGGCATCGGCTTTCGTGGTGGGCGATCCGCGTTCGCAGCAGACCACGCACGGCCCGGTGGCCAACCGGGCGCAGTTCAACCGGGTGCAGGAAATGATCGGCGTGGGCCTGGCCGAAGGCGCACAGCTTTTGTGCGGCGGCCCCGGACGGCCCGAGGGCCTGGACCGGGGCTTCTACTGCCGCCCGACCATCTTCAGCGCGGTGCACTCCCGCATGCAGATCGCGCAGGAGGAGATCTTCGGGCCGGTGCTGGCGATTCTTCCCTACGACAGCATGGACGAGGCGGTGGAGATCGCCAACGACACGGTCTACGGCCTGGGCGCGCATGTGCAGGGCCAGGACCTGGGTGCGGCGCGCGCGGTGGCGGCGCGCATCCGCTCGGGGCAGGTGCACATCAACTACCCGGCGTGGAACCCCGAGGCCCCCTTTGGCGGCTACAAGCGCTCGGGCAATGGGCGTGAATACGGGGTCGAGGGGTTCGAGGAATATTTGGAAACCAAAGCCATTCTTGGCTACCAGGATGCCTCGGCACCCGCCAGCGCCTGA